The genomic window GTACGGCTCGCGCCCCCTGGCGTGCCGCGTCCCCCCTTACGAGCCGGAAACCAGGATCCGTTTCGGACCCTCGACCCGCTGCGACGCTGCGTCGTCAGACGCGCCGGCCGCCGATGCGGTGTGCCCGCATGGGACGTCGCGTAAAACAACACCTGTGTAGTTTGCTGCCCGCCGCAAGGCTACCGCAGCGAGTTTCGCATCCCGAGTAAAGATGTACCGATCCGTACGTGTGTCGCCCCGTACTCGACAGCGGCCTCCAGGTCGCCGCTCATCCCCGCCGAAACGGTGTCCGCACCGGGGTACCGAAGGGCCATCTGACCAGCCAGGACCTGCAGGCGCGCGAACGCCGGGCGGGGATCGGCACCGAGCGGCGCGACGGCCATCAGCCCGCCCAGGCGCAGACCCTCCGATGAGGTCACCGCGTCGGATACCCGCCAGAGATCATCTCCGGACACACCCCCGCGTGCCGGATCACTGTCGAGACTCACCTGCAGGAGCACCTCGATCGGGACCTCGCGGCCGGCGGCGGCCCGGCTCAGCGCCTCGGCCAGGCGCACCGAATCGACCGACTCGATCACATCGGCGTACCCGGCGACCGATTTCGCCTTGTTGCGCTGCAACTGCCCGACGAAGTGCCAGCGCAGCCGCACCCCCTCGGCGCGCACCACGTCCGTCTTGACGGACGCCTCCTGGTCCCGGTTCTCCGCCACGTCCGTGACACCGAGCCCGGCGAGCAACAGGACGTCGCTCGCCGGGTAGGTCTTCGTCACCGCGGTCAGGGTGACCGCGTCCGGCGGCCGTCCGGCCGCCACACAGGCACGCGCGATGCGTTCACGCACCCGCTCGAGAGAGGCGGCGAGCTCAGCGCGCCGTCCGGTGTCGGTCAAGGTTCAACCTTCGTGAGGGGTACGGGGGCATCGCGCGTGCGTCCGGGCACCGACTGTCGTCAGGACCCGTTCTTCAGGAAGTCCGGCACGTCCACGTCGTCGAAGAGCACCCGGGTCCGGGGCGGCGGCGTGGTCGTCGCCGGCGGCGCGGTGACCGGCGGCGGCACCGGCGGCAGACTGGCGCCCCCGGTGGACGGCGACGGAACCTTGCTGCGGACCGTCTCGGCCGGCTTGTAGGAGGGTGTGCCCCCGTCGAAGCCCGCCGCGATCACCGTGACCCGCACCTCGTCACCGAGAGCGTCGTCGATGACCGCACCGAAGATGATGTTCGCGTCCGGATGGGCCGCATCGGTCACGAGCTGTGCGGCGTCGTTGATCTCGAAGAGGCCCAGATCCGACCCGCCGGCGATGGAGAGCAGGACGCCGCGGGCGCCGTCCATGCTCTGCTCCAGCAGCGGGCTGGAGATCGCCTTCTCGGCGGCCTCCACGGCGCGGTTGTCGCCACGGGCGCTGCCGATGCCCATCAGGGCACTGCCGGCGTTGCTCATGACGCTCTTCACGTCGGCGAAGTCCAGGTTGATCAGACCCGGGGTGGTGATCAGGTCGGTGATGCCCTGAACGCCGGAGAGCAGCACCTGGTCGGCCTGGCGGAACGCGTCCATCATGCTGATGCCGCGGTCGCCGAGGGCGAGCAGCCGGTCGTTCGGGATCACGATCAGGGTGTCGCACTGGTTGCGCAGTTCGTCGATGCCGGCCTCGGCCTGCACCTGACGCCGCTTGCCCTCGAAGTTGAAGGGCCGCGTCACCACACCGATGGTCAGCGCGCCCAGCTTGCGGGCGATGTTGGCGACCACCGGCGCGCCACCGGTGCCGGTGCCACCGCCCTCGCCACACGTGACGAAGACCATGTCGGCCCCCTTGAGGACCTCCTCGATCTCGTCCCGGTGGTCCTCGGCGGCGTTCTTGCCTACTTCGGGCTGGGCGCCTGCGCCCAAGCCACGGGTGAGTTCTCGGCCGACGTCCAGTTTGACGTCGGCGTCGCTCATCAACAGCGCCTGGGCATCGGTGTTGATCGCGATGAACTCCACGCCTTTGAGCCCAACTTCGATCATGCGGTTGACGGCGTTCACGCCGCCACCACCGATGCCGACGACCTTGATGACCGCAAGATAGTTGTGCGGAGGTGTCATCGGGCTCAGCCTTCCCTTCCGGGGTTGGCGGATGTCGACGGCCCCTGCGGTCCCGGGAACCGCACTTCGACATCCACTGCCGTACAAGGGAGGGCGAGGAAACCCTCACCCTCTACTAGAGGTTCAGAGTTATGTCAACCATTCGAACCTCTCGGGGCAACGTATGCGGACATGCCCCCTGAGCCAAAGACCCGGAGCGGCGTGTCGCGTCCGCTAACGAGGTGAGTATCCGACTCACCCGTAACCTCGCACCTTTTATTGCGTTCGTCATTCTTTGTCCGTTTAGCCGCATAGTTAGCGAATGGTCACCACCGACGGCGCGCTGACGTCGATCTCGTCACCCTTCTGCCGTAGCAGAGCGGTGGCGACCGTGCTCTTGCGATCGCTCTTGGTGTCGTCGCCCCACACCACGACCCGGCCCTTCCGGAGTTCCAGGCGGATGTTGACCGCCCGGTCGACCGAGATCGCCACCAACTGCTCCCGCAACTCGTCACTGAGCGCCGCGAGTACGGTCAGCGCCGAGGCGGTGTTCGCGTCCCCACCACCCGGCGTGGCGAGACGGGCCAGCGGCAGATCCCCCGGCGCGGCGGCCACCACCCGGAACGGCACACCCTCGTCGTCGATGAGCTGGAACTGACCACCGGACGGCACCGCCGCCACCGGTGTGCGCTCCACCACCTCGATCACCACGCCCGACGGCCAGTCCCGCTGCACCACCACGTGATCCACCGCGGGCAGACCCCGTACCCGCGCGCCCACCCCG from Actinoplanes derwentensis includes these protein-coding regions:
- a CDS encoding cell division protein FtsQ/DivIB, with the translated sequence MAGGGTRNWRLVRADTDAVPPSARRFMARARQRRLRAAMPWLIGAGVLLSAGGLTWLVYGTSVLGVREVRVVGAEILTADQVRDAAAVRLELPLARVDLDGVGARVRGLPAVDHVVVQRDWPSGVVIEVVERTPVAAVPSGGQFQLIDDEGVPFRVVAAAPGDLPLARLATPGGGDANTASALTVLAALSDELREQLVAISVDRAVNIRLELRKGRVVVWGDDTKSDRKSTVATALLRQKGDEIDVSAPSVVTIR
- a CDS encoding YggS family pyridoxal phosphate-dependent enzyme is translated as MTDTGRRAELAASLERVRERIARACVAAGRPPDAVTLTAVTKTYPASDVLLLAGLGVTDVAENRDQEASVKTDVVRAEGVRLRWHFVGQLQRNKAKSVAGYADVIESVDSVRLAEALSRAAAGREVPIEVLLQVSLDSDPARGGVSGDDLWRVSDAVTSSEGLRLGGLMAVAPLGADPRPAFARLQVLAGQMALRYPGADTVSAGMSGDLEAAVEYGATHVRIGTSLLGMRNSLR
- the ftsZ gene encoding cell division protein FtsZ yields the protein MTPPHNYLAVIKVVGIGGGGVNAVNRMIEVGLKGVEFIAINTDAQALLMSDADVKLDVGRELTRGLGAGAQPEVGKNAAEDHRDEIEEVLKGADMVFVTCGEGGGTGTGGAPVVANIARKLGALTIGVVTRPFNFEGKRRQVQAEAGIDELRNQCDTLIVIPNDRLLALGDRGISMMDAFRQADQVLLSGVQGITDLITTPGLINLDFADVKSVMSNAGSALMGIGSARGDNRAVEAAEKAISSPLLEQSMDGARGVLLSIAGGSDLGLFEINDAAQLVTDAAHPDANIIFGAVIDDALGDEVRVTVIAAGFDGGTPSYKPAETVRSKVPSPSTGGASLPPVPPPVTAPPATTTPPPRTRVLFDDVDVPDFLKNGS